One window from the genome of Pedococcus badiiscoriae encodes:
- a CDS encoding bifunctional [glutamine synthetase] adenylyltransferase/[glutamine synthetase]-adenylyl-L-tyrosine phosphorylase, with product MTSGRVVSQTATLARLGFADPPRAEHLLADPALAGLVDPLDDLFRDGLPDALGAVADPDLALLSLVRLMESLRASGPRRRDLESGAGTEVAGLVAALRHRGPARDRLLAVLGASTALGDHLVGHPEHWRSVADARPRTPEERIHELVEAVRAPGEHTAYDALRIGYRRQLLGIAALDLTSGDPELALPEAAAALADLAEAALEAALVIARTELGEQAELCDFAVIGMGKTGGRELNYVSDVDVIFVAEPREGVEEASAIAAATGLATHLMRACSTSTGQGTLWPVDAALRPEGKNGPLVRTIDSHRTYYERWAKTWEFQALLKARPVAGDRALGAAYIEAVNPLVWGAASRENFVEDVQAMRRRVEQHVPAGEADRQLKLGPGGLRDVEFSVQLLQLVHGRSDDSLRSGTTLEALDALARAGYVGREDAATLDASYRLLRTLEHRIQLFRLRRTHLMPTTDTDLRRLGRALGHRSDAAKAVVAQWQQQAREVRRIHERLFYRPLLAAVARLSSNDARLAPEAARERLAALGFRDPAGAMRHLEALTAGVSRRAAIQRTLLPVMLGWFADEADPDGGLLAFRKVSEELGSTHWYLRLLRDEGSAAERLAHTLARSRYAADLLVGAPESVAILGDSGGLTPLSRDDLVRRMTAAAGRQDDADKAARAARSIRRQELFRIAVADLAGSLDLAGVGRALTDLTAALIETALGVAQRVVEDKHGPLSTRLLVVGMGRLGGGEVAYGSDADVLFVHEPLEGADEATAQEQALETVQELRRLLAAAGPDPQLGLDADLRPEGKNGPLVRSLASYREYYRRWSLTWESQALLRATPLAGDLELGARFVELIDPLRWPEHGLTDQQVREIRTLKARMEAERLPRGADPKSHFKLGRGGLSDVEWTVQLLQMRHAHAVPSLRTTSTLPALDAAEAAGLIAPDHAAALREAWSFASRLRNASVLYRGKAVDSVPSDLRVADGVSRILGGEPGSGADLAEEYRRTARHARTVTEFNFYGST from the coding sequence GTGACCTCAGGCCGCGTTGTCTCCCAGACTGCGACCCTGGCCCGGCTCGGGTTCGCCGACCCACCCCGGGCAGAGCACCTGCTGGCAGACCCCGCGCTCGCCGGGCTCGTCGACCCCCTCGACGACCTGTTCAGGGACGGTCTGCCCGATGCTCTCGGCGCGGTCGCCGACCCGGACCTCGCGCTGCTCAGCCTGGTCCGGCTCATGGAGTCGCTGCGCGCCTCGGGACCGCGGCGACGCGACCTCGAGTCCGGCGCCGGGACCGAGGTGGCCGGACTCGTGGCGGCGCTGCGCCATCGTGGGCCGGCCCGAGACCGGCTGTTGGCCGTCCTCGGTGCCTCCACCGCCCTGGGTGACCACCTCGTCGGCCACCCTGAGCACTGGCGCAGTGTCGCGGACGCCCGCCCCCGCACGCCGGAGGAGCGCATCCACGAGCTCGTCGAGGCGGTTCGCGCCCCGGGCGAGCACACGGCATACGACGCGCTGCGGATCGGGTACCGGCGCCAGCTGCTGGGCATCGCGGCGCTTGACCTCACCTCCGGGGACCCCGAGCTGGCGCTGCCGGAGGCCGCCGCCGCTCTCGCCGACCTGGCCGAGGCGGCGCTCGAGGCTGCGCTGGTCATCGCCCGCACCGAGCTGGGGGAGCAGGCCGAGCTGTGCGACTTCGCGGTCATCGGCATGGGCAAGACGGGCGGCCGCGAGCTCAACTACGTCAGCGACGTCGACGTCATCTTCGTGGCCGAGCCCCGGGAGGGGGTCGAGGAGGCGAGCGCCATCGCGGCGGCCACCGGCCTGGCCACCCACCTCATGCGGGCCTGCTCCACCTCGACGGGGCAGGGGACCCTGTGGCCGGTCGACGCCGCACTGCGACCCGAGGGCAAGAACGGCCCCCTGGTGCGCACCATCGACAGCCACCGCACCTACTACGAGCGCTGGGCCAAGACGTGGGAGTTCCAGGCCCTGCTCAAGGCACGCCCGGTCGCCGGTGACCGCGCTCTCGGCGCGGCCTACATCGAGGCCGTCAACCCGCTGGTGTGGGGGGCCGCCTCGCGGGAGAACTTCGTCGAGGACGTGCAGGCGATGCGCCGGCGGGTCGAGCAGCACGTGCCGGCGGGGGAGGCCGACCGCCAGCTCAAGCTCGGTCCGGGTGGTCTGCGGGACGTGGAGTTCAGCGTCCAGCTGCTCCAGCTCGTGCACGGCCGCTCCGACGACTCGCTGCGCTCGGGCACGACGTTGGAGGCCCTGGACGCCCTCGCCCGTGCTGGCTACGTCGGCCGCGAGGACGCCGCCACCCTCGACGCGTCCTACCGTCTCCTGCGCACGCTCGAGCACCGGATCCAGCTGTTCCGGCTGCGTCGCACCCATCTGATGCCCACGACGGACACCGACCTGCGCCGCCTCGGCCGCGCCCTGGGGCACCGCTCCGACGCCGCCAAGGCCGTCGTCGCGCAGTGGCAGCAGCAGGCCCGGGAGGTGCGCCGCATCCACGAGCGACTGTTCTACCGACCACTGCTCGCAGCGGTCGCCCGGCTCAGCTCGAACGACGCCCGACTGGCTCCCGAGGCCGCCAGGGAGCGACTGGCCGCGCTGGGCTTCCGCGACCCGGCGGGGGCGATGCGCCACCTCGAGGCGCTCACCGCCGGGGTGAGCCGGCGAGCAGCGATCCAGCGCACCCTGCTGCCCGTCATGCTCGGCTGGTTCGCGGACGAGGCGGACCCCGACGGTGGGCTGCTGGCGTTCCGCAAGGTGAGCGAGGAGCTGGGCTCCACGCACTGGTACCTGCGCCTCCTGCGCGACGAAGGCTCCGCCGCCGAACGGCTCGCGCACACGCTCGCCCGGAGCCGGTATGCCGCGGACCTGCTCGTGGGCGCGCCGGAGTCGGTGGCGATCCTCGGTGACTCGGGCGGCCTGACCCCCCTCTCGCGCGACGACCTGGTCCGCAGGATGACCGCGGCGGCGGGACGCCAGGACGACGCCGACAAGGCGGCGCGGGCAGCCCGCAGCATCAGGCGGCAGGAGCTGTTCCGGATCGCGGTGGCGGACCTCGCGGGGAGCCTCGACCTGGCCGGGGTGGGCCGGGCGCTCACCGACCTCACCGCCGCCCTCATCGAGACCGCGCTGGGCGTGGCCCAACGGGTCGTCGAGGACAAGCACGGCCCGCTGTCGACCCGGCTGCTGGTCGTGGGGATGGGGCGGCTCGGCGGTGGGGAGGTCGCCTACGGGTCGGATGCCGACGTGCTCTTCGTGCACGAACCCCTCGAGGGCGCGGACGAGGCGACCGCTCAGGAGCAGGCGCTCGAGACCGTGCAGGAGCTGCGCCGCCTGTTGGCCGCTGCGGGTCCCGACCCGCAGCTCGGCCTCGATGCTGATCTTCGCCCCGAGGGCAAGAACGGGCCCCTGGTGCGGAGCCTGGCCAGCTACCGCGAGTACTACCGTCGCTGGTCGCTCACCTGGGAGTCCCAGGCGCTGCTGCGGGCCACCCCGCTGGCGGGCGACCTTGAGCTGGGGGCCCGGTTCGTCGAGCTCATCGACCCGCTGAGGTGGCCCGAGCACGGCCTCACCGACCAGCAGGTCCGGGAGATCCGGACGCTGAAGGCACGGATGGAGGCTGAGCGGCTGCCGCGCGGCGCCGACCCGAAGAGCCACTTCAAGCTGGGCCGCGGCGGCTTGTCGGACGTGGAGTGGACCGTCCAGCTGCTGCAGATGCGACACGCCCACGCGGTCCCGTCGCTGCGCACCACGAGCACGCTGCCCGCCCTGGATGCCGCGGAGGCGGCCGGGCTGATCGCTCCCGACCATGCCGCGGCTCTGCGGGAGGCCTGGTCGTTCGCCTCTCGGCTGCGCAACGCCTCCGTGCTCTACCGCGGCAAGGCCGTCGACAGCGTGCCCTCGGACCTGCGTGTCGCCGACGGCGTGAGCCGCATCCTCGGCGGGGAGCCCGGAAGTGGAGCAGATCTTGCGGAGGAGTACCGCCGAACGGCCCGTCATGCGCGTACCGTGACGGAGTTCAACTTTTACGGTTCCACCTAG
- a CDS encoding MFS transporter yields MATGRDDSVTVPSFSEVLRAPVFLPVFAVATLSTWGDYIARITVAAVVYSWTGSALATAATFAVSLVPSILGRALLSPLCDRMPPRVCLVGTHLIRAALVGVLIVAVGATTSLWLVLALVAVLEFVGGPAVTAGQMLLTDIFPDRRLYSRAFGLTTLAAQVNQAIGLAIGGAVVGLVGDIKTLLMDLGTFVVGAVILMVVRPPKSVVKAEDAPLSGLVGDVGQAWRQIRSSRVLTYMLMLSLASALAIAAPEAVALPYAAQHSPSPNWGGLLMAAPILGAVVGLLVIGRLPAERQSALVLRLALLTPLPLLVTIFEPNLVVVWLAWFLCGALQSYMLPLQAAFTLLVPTAMRGRVFGLAGALSVGVTGACFLGAGWVSERTTPAASVGICAVVTLGVLVLLAARWPKEELAGSVRATFTICPDAADEDEAGEGSATARPDPAPLADLAPPVDMAPLADLTPMGVPGGRPTGGAGDTRPVSGG; encoded by the coding sequence ATGGCCACGGGCAGGGACGACTCCGTCACGGTCCCCTCGTTCTCCGAGGTCCTCCGCGCCCCGGTCTTCCTGCCTGTCTTCGCCGTCGCGACGCTGTCGACCTGGGGCGACTACATCGCCCGCATCACCGTCGCCGCGGTCGTCTACTCGTGGACGGGCTCGGCGCTCGCGACGGCCGCGACGTTCGCCGTCTCGCTGGTGCCCAGCATCCTCGGGCGCGCGCTCCTGTCGCCGCTGTGCGACCGCATGCCGCCGCGGGTCTGCCTCGTGGGGACCCACCTCATCCGCGCTGCGCTCGTGGGGGTGCTCATCGTCGCGGTGGGCGCCACGACGTCCCTGTGGCTCGTGCTGGCCCTGGTCGCGGTCCTCGAGTTCGTCGGCGGCCCGGCCGTGACGGCGGGCCAGATGCTGCTGACCGACATCTTCCCCGATCGCCGGCTGTACTCCCGGGCGTTCGGGCTCACGACCCTCGCCGCGCAGGTCAACCAGGCGATCGGCCTGGCGATCGGCGGCGCGGTGGTGGGTCTCGTCGGCGACATCAAGACGCTGCTGATGGACCTTGGCACGTTCGTGGTCGGCGCCGTCATCCTGATGGTGGTGCGGCCGCCGAAGTCGGTCGTGAAGGCGGAGGACGCGCCCCTGTCCGGCCTGGTCGGCGACGTCGGCCAGGCCTGGCGCCAGATCCGGTCCAGCCGCGTGCTGACCTACATGCTGATGCTGTCGCTGGCGAGCGCGCTGGCCATCGCGGCGCCCGAGGCCGTGGCGCTGCCCTACGCCGCCCAGCACAGCCCGTCGCCCAACTGGGGCGGACTCCTCATGGCCGCGCCGATCCTGGGGGCGGTCGTCGGCCTGCTGGTCATCGGCCGGCTGCCCGCGGAGCGCCAGTCCGCCCTCGTCCTGCGCCTGGCCCTGCTCACCCCGTTGCCGCTGCTGGTGACCATCTTCGAGCCGAACCTCGTGGTGGTGTGGCTCGCGTGGTTCCTCTGCGGCGCCCTGCAGTCCTACATGCTGCCCCTCCAGGCGGCCTTCACCCTGCTCGTCCCGACCGCCATGCGCGGGCGGGTCTTCGGGCTCGCGGGCGCCCTGTCCGTGGGCGTCACCGGAGCCTGCTTCCTCGGTGCCGGCTGGGTCTCCGAGCGCACCACCCCCGCCGCGTCGGTGGGCATCTGTGCCGTCGTGACCCTCGGGGTGCTCGTGCTGCTCGCCGCTCGCTGGCCCAAGGAGGAGCTCGCGGGCAGCGTCAGGGCCACCTTCACCATCTGCCCCGACGCTGCCGACGAGGACGAGGCGGGCGAGGGATCGGCGACGGCGCGGCCGGACCCGGCGCCGCTGGCTGACCTGGCGCCGCCGGTGGACATGGCGCCGCTGGCGGACCTGACGCCGATGGGAGTCCCGGGCGGTCGTCCCACCGGGGGCGCCGGCGACACTCGCCCCGTTTCCGGGGGCTGA
- the hisD gene encoding histidinol dehydrogenase — protein sequence MLSTIDLRGRPLGVRELRHLLPRADFDVAAAVATVGPICDDVRERGATALYELGERFDGVRPPTLRVPQDVLAAALEALDPQVRAALDEAIRRVRIVHEDQRRTTTTTTVVPGGEVSERWIPVDRVGLYVPGGRAVYPSSVVMNVVPAQIAGVGSLAVASPPQRDSSGVFTGYPHPTVLAACALLGVDEVYAVGGAQAVAAFAFGFEDASDADAAPVVCEPVSLVTGPGNIYVAAAKRHLKGIIGIDSEAGPTEIAILADDTAVPAHVSADLISQAEHDPQAASVLVTASVALAEAVRADLEDRVAGTKHSERVREALSGPQSGVVLVDDLDAGLAVVNAYAAEHLELQVADAAAVSQRVRNAGAVFVGPHSPVSLGDYVAGSNHVLPTGGCACHSSGLSVQSFLRGVHVVSYTEAALREVAHHVVALAQAEDLPAHGEAVQVRFDRA from the coding sequence ATGCTCTCCACGATCGACCTGCGCGGGCGGCCGCTCGGCGTCCGCGAGCTGCGCCACCTGCTGCCGAGGGCCGACTTCGACGTCGCTGCCGCCGTCGCGACCGTGGGGCCGATCTGTGACGACGTCCGCGAGCGCGGTGCCACAGCCCTCTACGAGCTGGGGGAGCGCTTCGACGGCGTCCGTCCCCCGACCCTGCGCGTGCCGCAGGACGTCCTGGCTGCGGCGCTGGAGGCCCTCGACCCCCAGGTGCGCGCCGCCCTCGACGAAGCCATCCGCAGGGTCCGGATCGTCCACGAGGACCAGCGCCGCACCACCACCACGACGACCGTGGTCCCCGGCGGTGAGGTCAGCGAGCGGTGGATCCCGGTGGACCGGGTCGGGCTCTACGTCCCCGGGGGTCGCGCCGTCTACCCCTCCAGCGTCGTCATGAACGTCGTGCCCGCCCAGATCGCCGGGGTCGGGTCGCTGGCCGTCGCCAGCCCACCCCAGCGCGACAGCTCCGGCGTCTTCACCGGGTACCCCCACCCGACCGTGCTCGCCGCGTGCGCGCTGCTCGGCGTGGACGAGGTGTATGCCGTGGGCGGCGCCCAGGCGGTCGCCGCGTTCGCGTTCGGCTTCGAGGACGCGTCCGACGCCGACGCGGCACCGGTGGTCTGCGAGCCGGTCAGCCTCGTCACCGGCCCGGGAAACATCTATGTCGCGGCGGCCAAGCGCCACCTCAAGGGCATCATCGGCATCGACTCCGAAGCCGGCCCGACCGAGATCGCGATCCTCGCCGACGACACGGCGGTGCCCGCGCACGTCAGTGCCGACCTGATCTCGCAGGCGGAGCACGACCCCCAGGCCGCCTCCGTCCTGGTGACGGCCTCCGTCGCGCTCGCCGAGGCGGTGCGGGCCGACCTGGAGGACCGTGTCGCCGGCACCAAGCACTCCGAACGCGTCCGCGAGGCGCTCAGCGGACCCCAGTCGGGAGTGGTCCTCGTCGACGACCTCGACGCCGGTCTGGCCGTGGTCAACGCCTACGCCGCGGAGCACCTCGAGCTGCAGGTCGCCGACGCCGCCGCGGTCAGCCAGCGCGTGCGCAACGCTGGCGCGGTCTTCGTCGGACCGCACTCGCCGGTGAGCCTGGGCGACTATGTCGCCGGGTCGAACCACGTGCTCCCGACCGGCGGGTGCGCCTGCCACAGCAGTGGCCTGTCGGTGCAGTCGTTCCTGCGGGGCGTGCACGTGGTGAGCTACACCGAGGCAGCCCTGCGGGAGGTCGCGCACCACGTCGTCGCCCTGGCCCAGGCGGAGGACCTGCCCGCCCACGGCGAAGCGGTCCAGGTCCGCTTCGACAGGGCGTGA